In Cervus elaphus chromosome 24, mCerEla1.1, whole genome shotgun sequence, a single genomic region encodes these proteins:
- the WDR48 gene encoding WD repeat-containing protein 48 isoform X2 gives MAAHHRQNTAGRRKVQVSYVIRDEVEKYNRNGVNALQLDPALNRLFTAGRDSIIRIWSVNQHKQDPYIASMEHHTDWVNDIVLCCNGKTLISASSDTTVKVWNAHKGFCMSTLRTHKDYVKALAYAKDKELVASAGLDRQIFLWDVNTLTALTASNNTVTTSSLSGNKDSIYSLAMNQLGTIIVSGSTEKVLRVWDPRTCAKLMKLKGHTDNVKALLLNRDGTQCLSGSSDGTIRLWSLGQQRCIATYRVHDEGVWALQVTDAFTHVYSGGRDRKIYCTDLRNPDIRVLICEEKAPVLKMELDRSADPPPAIWVATTKSTVNKWTLKGIHNFRASGDYDNDCTNPITPLCTQPDQVIKGGASIIQCHILNDKRHILTKDTNNNVAYWDVLKACKVEDLGKVDFEDEIKKRFKMVYVPNWFSVDLKTGMLTITLDESDCFAAWVSAKDAGFSSPDGSDPKLNLGGLLLQALLEYWPRTHVNPIDEEENEVNHVNGEQENRVQKGNGYFQVPPHTPVIFGEAGGRTLFRLLCRDSGGETESMLLNETVPQWVIDITVDKNMPKFNKIPFYLQPHASSGAKTLKKDRLSASDMLQVRKVMEHVYEKIINLDNESQTTSSSNNEKPGEQEKEEDIAVLAEEKIELLCQDQVLDPNMDLRTVKHFIWKSGGDLTLHYRQKST, from the exons GTTTCCTATGTTATTCGAGATGAAGTGGAGAAGTACAACCGAAATGGGGTCAATGCCCTGCAGCTGGACCCAGCACTTAACAGACTTTTCACCGCCGGTCGAGACTCCATCATAAGAATATGGAGTGTCAATCAGCACAAG CAAGATCCATATATAGCATCTATGGAACACCATACAGATTGGGTGAATGACATTGTACTCTGTTGTAATGGGAAAACAT TGATATCTGCTTCTTCTGACACAACAGTAAAAGTATGGAATGCACATAAGGGGTTTTGCATGTCCACATTAAGGACGCATAAG GATTATGTAAAGGCCTTAGCATATGCCAAGGATAAGGAGCTCGTAGCATCAGCTGGGTTGGACCGACAAATATTCCTTTGGGATGTGAATACTCTAACAGCACTGACTGCCTCAAATAACACCGTCACAA CTTCTTCTTTAAGTGGGAACAAAGATTCCATTTATAGCCTGGCAATGAATCAACTGGGAACAATCATTGTATCAGGGTCCACTGAGAAG GTTTTAAGAGTATGGGATCCAAGAACATGTGCAAAACTCATGAAGCTAAAAGGGCACACAGATAATGTTAAAGCATTGCTGTTGAACAGAGATGGCACACAG TGCCTTTCCGGCAGTTCAGACGGGACCATCCGCCTTTGGTCCCTCGGCCAGCAGAGGTGTATAGCAACATACCGAGTGCATGATGAAGGTGTGTGGGCTCTGCAGGTCACTGACGCCTTCACACACGTGTACTCTGGAGGGAGGGACAGGAAGATTTACTGTACAGACCTAAGAAACCCTGATATTCGGGTGCTAATTTGTGAAGAAAAAGCGCCAGTTCTCAAG ATGGAACTTGACAGATCAGCTGACCCCCCTCCTGCAATTTGGGTTGCAACAACGAAGTCCACAGTAAATAAATGG ACACTGAAGGGAATTCATAATTTTAGAGCCTCTGGAGATTATGACAATGACTGTACAAACCCCATAACACCCCTTTGTACCCAGCCTGACCAGGTGATTAAAG GGGGTGCTAGTATTATTCAGTGTCACATTCTTAATGATAAGAGACACATATTAACCAAAGACACCAATAATAATGTGGCGTATTGGGATGTATTGAAG GCATGTAAAGTTGAAGATTTGGGCAAAGTGGATTTTGAAgatgaaattaagaaaagattTAAGATGGTATATGTACCAAATTGGTTCTCAGTAGACTTAAAAACAGGG ATGTTGACAATTACTTTGGATGAGAGTGACTGCTTTGCTGCTTGGGTTTCTGCAAAAGATGCTGGCTTCAGCAGCCCCGATGGGTCGGATCCAAAAT TGAACTTAGGAGGACTTTTACTCCAGGCACTCCTAGAATATTGGCCTAGGACACATGTGAATCCAatagatgaagaagaaaatgaagtaaaccatg TAAATGGGGAGCAAGAGAACCGAGTAcagaaaggaaatggctactttCAAGTGCCCCCACACACCCCTGTGATCTTTGGTGAAGCTGGAGGTCGCACCCTCTTCAG GCTGCTCTGCCGAGATTCTGGGGGTGAGACTGAGTCCATGCTTCTTAATGAGACGGTGCCACAATGGGTAATTGACATCACTGTGGAT aaaaatatgcCCAAATTCAACAAAATTCCTTTCTACCTCCAACCTCATGCATCTTCAGGAGCAAAAACCTTAAAAAA GGACCGACTTTCTGCTAGTGACATGCTTCAAGTCCGGAAAGTAATGGAACACGTCTATGAGAAAATCATCAACTTGGATAATGAGTCTCAAACCACTAGCTCTTCTAATAATGAAAAACCAGGAGAACAGGAAAAAGAGGAGGATATTGCTGTATTGGCAGAGGAGAAAATTGAACTTTTGTGCCAGGACCAG GTTTTGGATCCAAATATGGACCTTCGAACAGTGAAACACTTCATATGGAAGAGTGGTGGTGACCTCACCCTCCATTACCGTCAGAAGTCCACGTGA
- the GORASP1 gene encoding Golgi reassembly-stacking protein 1 isoform X2, which yields MPMCDPPGTVHAGVQENSPAQQAGLEPYFDFIITIGHSRLNKENDTLKALLKANVEKPVKLEVFNMKTMKVREVEVVPSNMWGGQGLLGASVRFCSFRRASEHVWHVLDVEPSSPAALAGLRPYTDYVVGSDQILQESEDFFSLIESHEGKPLKLMVYNSESDSCREVTVTPNAAWGGEGSLGCGIGYGYLHRIPTQPPSHHKKPPGGPPPSVPPPGAPPPGPAHQDSAAPLGLETGSKQGDYVEALLQAPDSSTEEQLPGPESPGQGAQDLGDLPRSMETPLQPPPPLQRVMDPGFLDVSGLSLLDSSNASVWPCLPSSAELTPPAVSASGLEDVCSSSGSHERGGEATWSGSEFEVSFPDSPGAQAQPDHLPQLTLPDSLTSAASPEDGLSAELLEAQAEEEPASPESPDCGVEAGGAPSQARLSTPEHHSGL from the exons ATGCCCATGTGTGACCCACCTGGAACAGTTCACGCTGGG GTGCAGGAGAACTCCCCCGCCCAGCAGGCAGGCCTGGAGCCCTACTTCGACTTCATCATCACCATCGGGCACTCAAGACTG AACAAGGAGAATGACACTCTCAAGGCCCTGCTGAAGGCCAACGTGGAGAAGCCAGTGAAGCTGGAGGTGTTCAACATGAAGACCATGAAAGTACGTGAGGTGGAGGTGGTTCCCAGCAACATGTGGGGCGGCCAGGGCCTGCTGGGCGCCAGCGTCCGCTTCTGCAGCTTCCGCCGGGCCAGCGAGCACGTGTGGCACGTGCTG gatgtGGAGCCCTCTTCACCTGCTGCCCTGGCGGGCCTGCGCCCCTACACAGACTACGTTGTGGGCTCGGACCAGATCCTCCAGGAG TCCGAGGACTTCTTCTCGCTCATCGAATCCCACGAGGGGAAGCCCTTGAAGCTGATGGTTTACAATTCTGAGTCCGACTCCTGCCGGGAGGTGACTGTCACCCCCAATGCAGCCTGGGGTGGAGAGGGCAG CCTGGGCTGTGGCATTGGCTACGGGTATCTGCACCGGATCCCAACCCAGCCCCCCAGCCACCACAAGAAGCCGCCTGGTGGCCCGCCACCCAGTGTCCCACCACCCGGTGCCCCGCCGCCTGGACCCGCCCACCAGGACTCTGCTGCTCCTCTTGGCCTGGAGACAGGCTCCAAACAGGGTGACTACGTGGAG GCCTTGCTGCAGGCACCTGACTCCTCCACAGAGGAACAGCTCCCTGGGCCTGAAAGTCCTGGCCAGGGCGCTCAAGACCTCGGAGACCTGCCCCGTTCCATGGAGACTCCTCTGCAGCCTCCGCCTCCACTACAGCGGGTCATGGACCCAG GCTTCCTGGACGTGTCTGGCCTCTCCCTTTTGGACAGCAGCAACGCCAGCGTCTGGCCCTGCCTGCCCTCTTCCGCAGAGCTGACCCCCCCTGCGGTCTCAGCCTCAGGGCTGGAGGACGTCTGCTCCAGCAGCGGTTCTCACGAGCGTGGTG GTGAGGCCACCTGGTCTGGGTCCGAGTTTGAGGTCTCCTTCCCAGACAGCCCCGGCGCCCAGGCCCAGCCAGACCACCTGCCTCAGCTGACCCTTCCCGACAGCCTTACTTCTGCTGCCTCACCCGAAGACGGGCTGTCTGCTGAGCTGCTCGAAGCCCAGGCGGAGGAGGAGCCAGCAAGCCCAGAGAGCCCAGACTGCGGGGTGGAGGCTGGGGGGGCTCCTAGCCAGGCCCGGCTCTCCACTCCTGAACACCACTCCGGGCTATGA
- the WDR48 gene encoding WD repeat-containing protein 48 isoform X1, which produces MAAHHRQNTAGRRKVQVSYVIRDEVEKYNRNGVNALQLDPALNRLFTAGRDSIIRIWSVNQHKQDPYIASMEHHTDWVNDIVLCCNGKTLISASSDTTVKVWNAHKGFCMSTLRTHKDYVKALAYAKDKELVASAGLDRQIFLWDVNTLTALTASNNTVTTSSLSGNKDSIYSLAMNQLGTIIVSGSTEKVLRVWDPRTCAKLMKLKGHTDNVKALLLNRDGTQCLSGSSDGTIRLWSLGQQRCIATYRVHDEGVWALQVTDAFTHVYSGGRDRKIYCTDLRNPDIRVLICEEKAPVLKMELDRSADPPPAIWVATTKSTVNKWTLKGIHNFRASGDYDNDCTNPITPLCTQPDQVIKGGASIIQCHILNDKRHILTKDTNNNVAYWDVLKACKVEDLGKVDFEDEIKKRFKMVYVPNWFSVDLKTGMLTITLDESDCFAAWVSAKDAGFSSPDGSDPKLNLGGLLLQALLEYWPRTHVNPIDEEENEVNHVNGEQENRVQKGNGYFQVPPHTPVIFGEAGGRTLFRLLCRDSGGETESMLLNETVPQWVIDITVDGKFLEVELLDQRKNMPKFNKIPFYLQPHASSGAKTLKKDRLSASDMLQVRKVMEHVYEKIINLDNESQTTSSSNNEKPGEQEKEEDIAVLAEEKIELLCQDQVLDPNMDLRTVKHFIWKSGGDLTLHYRQKST; this is translated from the exons GTTTCCTATGTTATTCGAGATGAAGTGGAGAAGTACAACCGAAATGGGGTCAATGCCCTGCAGCTGGACCCAGCACTTAACAGACTTTTCACCGCCGGTCGAGACTCCATCATAAGAATATGGAGTGTCAATCAGCACAAG CAAGATCCATATATAGCATCTATGGAACACCATACAGATTGGGTGAATGACATTGTACTCTGTTGTAATGGGAAAACAT TGATATCTGCTTCTTCTGACACAACAGTAAAAGTATGGAATGCACATAAGGGGTTTTGCATGTCCACATTAAGGACGCATAAG GATTATGTAAAGGCCTTAGCATATGCCAAGGATAAGGAGCTCGTAGCATCAGCTGGGTTGGACCGACAAATATTCCTTTGGGATGTGAATACTCTAACAGCACTGACTGCCTCAAATAACACCGTCACAA CTTCTTCTTTAAGTGGGAACAAAGATTCCATTTATAGCCTGGCAATGAATCAACTGGGAACAATCATTGTATCAGGGTCCACTGAGAAG GTTTTAAGAGTATGGGATCCAAGAACATGTGCAAAACTCATGAAGCTAAAAGGGCACACAGATAATGTTAAAGCATTGCTGTTGAACAGAGATGGCACACAG TGCCTTTCCGGCAGTTCAGACGGGACCATCCGCCTTTGGTCCCTCGGCCAGCAGAGGTGTATAGCAACATACCGAGTGCATGATGAAGGTGTGTGGGCTCTGCAGGTCACTGACGCCTTCACACACGTGTACTCTGGAGGGAGGGACAGGAAGATTTACTGTACAGACCTAAGAAACCCTGATATTCGGGTGCTAATTTGTGAAGAAAAAGCGCCAGTTCTCAAG ATGGAACTTGACAGATCAGCTGACCCCCCTCCTGCAATTTGGGTTGCAACAACGAAGTCCACAGTAAATAAATGG ACACTGAAGGGAATTCATAATTTTAGAGCCTCTGGAGATTATGACAATGACTGTACAAACCCCATAACACCCCTTTGTACCCAGCCTGACCAGGTGATTAAAG GGGGTGCTAGTATTATTCAGTGTCACATTCTTAATGATAAGAGACACATATTAACCAAAGACACCAATAATAATGTGGCGTATTGGGATGTATTGAAG GCATGTAAAGTTGAAGATTTGGGCAAAGTGGATTTTGAAgatgaaattaagaaaagattTAAGATGGTATATGTACCAAATTGGTTCTCAGTAGACTTAAAAACAGGG ATGTTGACAATTACTTTGGATGAGAGTGACTGCTTTGCTGCTTGGGTTTCTGCAAAAGATGCTGGCTTCAGCAGCCCCGATGGGTCGGATCCAAAAT TGAACTTAGGAGGACTTTTACTCCAGGCACTCCTAGAATATTGGCCTAGGACACATGTGAATCCAatagatgaagaagaaaatgaagtaaaccatg TAAATGGGGAGCAAGAGAACCGAGTAcagaaaggaaatggctactttCAAGTGCCCCCACACACCCCTGTGATCTTTGGTGAAGCTGGAGGTCGCACCCTCTTCAG GCTGCTCTGCCGAGATTCTGGGGGTGAGACTGAGTCCATGCTTCTTAATGAGACGGTGCCACAATGGGTAATTGACATCACTGTGGAT ggtaaattcctagaagtggaattgctggatcaaagg aaaaatatgcCCAAATTCAACAAAATTCCTTTCTACCTCCAACCTCATGCATCTTCAGGAGCAAAAACCTTAAAAAA GGACCGACTTTCTGCTAGTGACATGCTTCAAGTCCGGAAAGTAATGGAACACGTCTATGAGAAAATCATCAACTTGGATAATGAGTCTCAAACCACTAGCTCTTCTAATAATGAAAAACCAGGAGAACAGGAAAAAGAGGAGGATATTGCTGTATTGGCAGAGGAGAAAATTGAACTTTTGTGCCAGGACCAG GTTTTGGATCCAAATATGGACCTTCGAACAGTGAAACACTTCATATGGAAGAGTGGTGGTGACCTCACCCTCCATTACCGTCAGAAGTCCACGTGA
- the GORASP1 gene encoding Golgi reassembly-stacking protein 1 isoform X1 produces MGLGASAEQPAGGAEGFHLHGVQENSPAQQAGLEPYFDFIITIGHSRLNKENDTLKALLKANVEKPVKLEVFNMKTMKVREVEVVPSNMWGGQGLLGASVRFCSFRRASEHVWHVLDVEPSSPAALAGLRPYTDYVVGSDQILQESEDFFSLIESHEGKPLKLMVYNSESDSCREVTVTPNAAWGGEGSLGCGIGYGYLHRIPTQPPSHHKKPPGGPPPSVPPPGAPPPGPAHQDSAAPLGLETGSKQGDYVEALLQAPDSSTEEQLPGPESPGQGAQDLGDLPRSMETPLQPPPPLQRVMDPGFLDVSGLSLLDSSNASVWPCLPSSAELTPPAVSASGLEDVCSSSGSHERGGEATWSGSEFEVSFPDSPGAQAQPDHLPQLTLPDSLTSAASPEDGLSAELLEAQAEEEPASPESPDCGVEAGGAPSQARLSTPEHHSGL; encoded by the exons GTGCAGGAGAACTCCCCCGCCCAGCAGGCAGGCCTGGAGCCCTACTTCGACTTCATCATCACCATCGGGCACTCAAGACTG AACAAGGAGAATGACACTCTCAAGGCCCTGCTGAAGGCCAACGTGGAGAAGCCAGTGAAGCTGGAGGTGTTCAACATGAAGACCATGAAAGTACGTGAGGTGGAGGTGGTTCCCAGCAACATGTGGGGCGGCCAGGGCCTGCTGGGCGCCAGCGTCCGCTTCTGCAGCTTCCGCCGGGCCAGCGAGCACGTGTGGCACGTGCTG gatgtGGAGCCCTCTTCACCTGCTGCCCTGGCGGGCCTGCGCCCCTACACAGACTACGTTGTGGGCTCGGACCAGATCCTCCAGGAG TCCGAGGACTTCTTCTCGCTCATCGAATCCCACGAGGGGAAGCCCTTGAAGCTGATGGTTTACAATTCTGAGTCCGACTCCTGCCGGGAGGTGACTGTCACCCCCAATGCAGCCTGGGGTGGAGAGGGCAG CCTGGGCTGTGGCATTGGCTACGGGTATCTGCACCGGATCCCAACCCAGCCCCCCAGCCACCACAAGAAGCCGCCTGGTGGCCCGCCACCCAGTGTCCCACCACCCGGTGCCCCGCCGCCTGGACCCGCCCACCAGGACTCTGCTGCTCCTCTTGGCCTGGAGACAGGCTCCAAACAGGGTGACTACGTGGAG GCCTTGCTGCAGGCACCTGACTCCTCCACAGAGGAACAGCTCCCTGGGCCTGAAAGTCCTGGCCAGGGCGCTCAAGACCTCGGAGACCTGCCCCGTTCCATGGAGACTCCTCTGCAGCCTCCGCCTCCACTACAGCGGGTCATGGACCCAG GCTTCCTGGACGTGTCTGGCCTCTCCCTTTTGGACAGCAGCAACGCCAGCGTCTGGCCCTGCCTGCCCTCTTCCGCAGAGCTGACCCCCCCTGCGGTCTCAGCCTCAGGGCTGGAGGACGTCTGCTCCAGCAGCGGTTCTCACGAGCGTGGTG GTGAGGCCACCTGGTCTGGGTCCGAGTTTGAGGTCTCCTTCCCAGACAGCCCCGGCGCCCAGGCCCAGCCAGACCACCTGCCTCAGCTGACCCTTCCCGACAGCCTTACTTCTGCTGCCTCACCCGAAGACGGGCTGTCTGCTGAGCTGCTCGAAGCCCAGGCGGAGGAGGAGCCAGCAAGCCCAGAGAGCCCAGACTGCGGGGTGGAGGCTGGGGGGGCTCCTAGCCAGGCCCGGCTCTCCACTCCTGAACACCACTCCGGGCTATGA